The nucleotide window GTTTGAACTGAACCGGTGTATTTCTTTTTGGCTGGTGAAAATTCAGTTTCAAAGTGCATCCACATTGTAATTTCACTCTAAGGTATTGAAGAATATTTCTACCCCATTCTTTAAGCGTCGCTATTTTAGTGGATATTCCTTTTTAAACCATGAATAATCTCCATTTATTTTCGTCCGGCATTATTTGGGTGAGGCTAGTGCTCTGTTTAGATGCTATAAGACGCCTGTGGTTTAAGATGAAATGACTCTGCTTTCAGTGAGCACTCCCTGCTTGTAGCTGAAGTGGACTTGCAGGAAAATTTAAAGGACAGtgtgttctttcagtttgatctccttgttgtttttttattattctctcttgtcaatgtttttttttcttctgaatagTTTCATCTAGGATTTTTTTTACGTATGTGGCTGAACTTTTCCGTTTGCTGTTTCGTCCGGAACCCCACCTGGACAGAGACTTGGGTGAAATCTGCTTTTTTTTATGATTGTTCCTTTTCCACTCTGAGGTCAAAGAGCTCTTGGGTGTTTTACGGTTTGTTTTTCACCTTTCATGTGCGTCAGGTTGGAAAATTAGCTTTAGCGTCTTCATTTCAAGGCAGTTATGAAAGTATTGATAAATCACTTAATGATCCGTTTCTGTGCTCTCTCTCAAACACGCTTTTTCTGCGCGGATCAATTCCTTTTGAACTGTACTCTCAGCCCACGTTAAAGGcctcctgtcctgtgttttgcagggtcagaggtcagcgcTCTCCCTGACGCTGGGGAcagggctcctcttgaacagcagcccagtaaggaggaggaggaggaggggggctcccgtctgatgcaggagacagagctcgCCGCCGCACACGGGAAAGAGACACTCAGTGagcagcagcacacagagagcagacagagggTGGGGGATCTGGACTCTGTGTCCGTGATGAAGACCgagcctgagagtgagacacctggGCTCTTAGTATCTGATGACTTTACAGAGAAGATTAATCATCTGGACACCAAGAATATTGCAGCACATTGTATTGAACTGGGCCGTGTCTCTGTACAAGAGCCCAAAGAAGAACTGGGTGAGTTtaatcttacagagcaggacatgGAGCCCAACTTGACTGACCCTGCAGATAAAATAATCCATGCATACATAAACTAAAGTCATCCATGAACTGAAATATCTTAGCTCTCTTCTTTTGTGTGCATGGCATGTATAGTCATGTGCTTGTGCCTTTGCATGCCTTCTAATCTGGTAGATGTTTTATTGATCTTAATTCTAATCACAATTCTTCCTTTGGTCTTCATTGTTGATGATTATTCAGTTATTGCCACATGAAACGTTCTCTCGGAGAAGGTCTTGACCTTTACTCTCAGCCCATGTAAAAGGTCTTGttctcctgtcctgtgtcttgcagggtcagaggtcagcgcCCTCCCCGACGCTGGGGAcagggctcctcttgaacagcagcccagcgaggaggaggaggaggaggggggctcccgtctgatgcaggagacagagctcgCCGCCGCACACGGGAAAGAGACACTCGGTGagcagcagcacacagagagcagacagagggTGGGggatctggactctgtgcccGTGATGAAGACCGAGCCCGAGACAGAGACACCTGGGTTCCTACTATCTGATTTGACAGAGACGAGGAGACATCCGGACGCCTGCTTCGCAGAAGCTCGTCCCGGAGGGGAACCGGCCGGCTTCGGTCTGACCCAGCGGGACCAGGGGCCTCGGTTGACGGCGGCGCACCCCGAGGTGGGCCCTGGGGTGCCCCAGCGCAgcagggcggcggcggcggccgagAAACGTTTCGGCTGCGCCCAGTGCGGGCGGGGCTTCAGCCGCCCGGCCCACCTGGCCATCCACCGGCGGGTCCACACCGGGGAGCGGGCCTACTCCTGCGCCCAGTGCGGCAGGAGCTTCGGCCGCCCCGACACCCTGAAGACCCACCTGCGGGTCCACACCGGGGAGCGGCCTTTCGCCTGCCCCCAGTGCGGCAAGAGCTTCACCCACTCCAACACCCTGAAGACCCACCTGCACATCCACACGGGGGCCAAGCCCTTCGCCTGCCCCCAGTGCGGGAAGAGCTTCCGGGACGCCAGCACCCTGAGGGCCCACCGGCGCACCCACCTGGGCGACAGGCCCTTCGGCTGCCCGGAGTGTGGGCGGCGGTTCAACAAGGCTGGTGGGTTAAGGCGGCACCAGCACGTTCACGCCGGGGGGCTGGTCTGACCCCCCACCTCCCCCACCTCCCCCTTCGTCCGTTTCCTCGAATGAATGATAATCGCCGACGCTTCTATAGAGCGCtttttcctggacactccactcaaagcgctgtacaggtcagggggaatcccactaccgccaccaatgtgcagccccccccaccctggatgatgggacggcagccatagtgcgccagaacgctccccacacaccagctctcagtggggaggagagcagagtgatgaagccagttcagagaggggggttattaggaggccatgatgggtgaggggccaatgggaaatttggccaggacgccggggttacacccctactcttttcgagagacgccctgggatttttaatgagcacggagagtcaggacctcggtttgacgtctcatccgaaggatgttCGGCTTCAGATGTTCTCCGACACAGAGATATGGAGATATGCATAGAATCTATTGTTCTATTTTGATGAACTAAACCGGCTGTTCTCCTAAGGCAGGCCTAGCAGTACATTTAGTATCTGTGGTATgtgaagattttaaaacaagcatttgtgttttaaaaggcACGTTTGGGCTCTGTGGACGAAGAGGGGTCAAAATGCAGTTTAAGTCCTATTTATAGACCCCCTCCATCAAGAAAAAGACTGAAGATATGTTGGCAGATGATAAATAACTGGACCGCGAGAGGTTGTCTTCCTGGTGAGAAAGACCTTTAGGGCTAAAACTGAGAAGGACTAAAAAGTAGActagacgtcaaaccgaggtcctgactctctgtggtcattaaaaatcccagggtgtttctcgaaaagagtaggggtgtaaccccggcgtcctgaccaaatttcccatgggcccttaccaatcatggcctcctaataacccccctctctgaactggcttcatccctctgctctcctccccactgagagctggtgtgtggggagcgttctggcgcactatggctgccgtcgcatcatccaggtgggggctgcacactggtggtggtagtgggattccccctgacctgcacagcgctttgagtggagtgtccagaaaagagctatgtaagtattaattattattataaaggatATATCCATAAAGTCTGAACACTGGAAAGAAGATGGGAGGTATTTCAAGGTGCGACAAAGgtggtggtgtttttttttttaaggaaattgAGGTGTTTTAATGTAGAAAGCACAGCgctgacactttttttttataagagaTTTATTCAGAGCATTCTAACCTGGTGTATTCTGAGTTGGGTAGGTGCCTTGTCCTTACAGCACAAACATGTAGGTGTTCAAAACTGGTGAAAGGGTTACTGCTGCATGCTTGCACACGACAAAACGTCTCACAGAGCAACATATTTTGAATCTAgcacctttttttttgccatttctgcgtattcttttttaaatatagtcCTCCTACCCTCTGTATAACGACTAAGCAAGCATTTACTTCATTTATACCTTAAAGAATTCAATggtgagaaaatgaaaaggtGGTTTTTGGGGGTACAGATCtgattgctgctgctgttgtaccaGCAAATCGTCCGTTTTTTAATCTGGCTTGAGTTCGGGGCCGAGCAATGTGGTGAaatgttagggttagggttaggcatATCAtggtgctgtactgtattattgtcATCTATGTGATCAGCTCTTGCTGTGCGAGACCGAGTCCCTTAGGAACAATAAAGTCGATATTCAGTGCAGTCCAAGCTGTGTGATGTTGACTCCCTCCGAACAATGAAACCACAGCGAGCAGGTTCTCGGACCGGCGGGGAGGAGAGATCTGTGGGGCGTGAGGTATGCGCTGTACTCGCAAGCACAACGTGATTTGATGAAATCTCGGCAAGaatagactttttttaaaacataccgTTTATTAATCgctatattatttattaattcgCTAGAACTTTTGACTATTGCTCAGAATAATTGCTGACACTTctagagcgcttttctggacactccactcaaagcgctttacaggtcatggggaatcccactaccgccaccaatatgcagccccacctggatgatgcgacggcagccatagtgcgccagaacgctccctacaccccagctctcagtggggaggagagcagagggatgaagccagttcagagagggggggttattaggaggcctctgctctcctccccacttagagctgctgtgtggggagcgttctggcgcactatggctgccgtcgcatcatccaggtggggggctgcacactggtggcggtagtgggattccccattccctgtgcagcgctttgagtggagtgtccagaaaagcgctctataagtgcaagaatgattattattacataAGAGAGATTCCACAAGACATAAAGCAACTATTCCCTAAAATAAAGAAGACGGCAAGctctatgttaaaaaaaaaaaaagattaccgAGCCAGAAATGGGTCAAGTCCAAAGACGGTGCTCATTCCTCTCGCATTTTCTGTCCGTTTTGTGGTTGCTTCCCCGTATTGAAGTTGCGATTCTTTCCTGTAGACGCCCTAGCAGCCCCTGCTGAATGTTAACGGTTTATTAAGCCGGCCCCGTGACTGACCGTGAGGTTGATTAAATAGTGCACGGGGGGACACCCTGTTATCAAATACACCTTTCCCTGTGTTCCCCCCCTCCCCACAGACAGCAAGGCAAAGACATCGGGACAAGACCCTCTGTGCTTTACCTCCTGAATCGCTCAGATCATGCTGTGGAGCGCAAAGATAACTCTCCTCCCACGCCGACTGGGGACGAACCGGCTCTCTGCTGATGTCCCTTCCCCCTCGGATGCCCGATTAAAACCCTTCACAGACTGCCGCCGgactgtccctctctccccccacTTCAGGGTAATCGAGTGGGTTGAACACCCCACTGGCTGCAGGCAAAGGGCTGCAGCGTCTGCGCTGGGGGTCCGGAGGGGTCTTTCCGGACGCCGACCTGCGCTCCGTAGCGGGGCAGGGGTTCTTCCCCCGGCCCCCCTGGTCTGGCGGAGATCCCTCTCCGTCCCCAAGTCGGATCCGGGTGCCGGAACTCGGTACCGTTCCTTCTCCCCACCAGCTGCATGGGTCTGCTGCTCTTCAGGGGGCAGGGGTGATCTGGGATACCGCGTCCTGGGACGCCAACATCCGCCGAGATCCCTTCACCGACTCCCCCCCCggaccctctctctcccctgcggGACCGCGGCGGGGGCGTCTCTAAAGCCCGCGCGGCGCTAAGACTCCTCCCGCGCGGGCGGCACCAGGGGCACCGTCCCACCCCGCGCGAGAGTGCGCCCGGGTCTCTCCCCCATGTGCACCAGCTGGTGGGCTTTCAGAGAGCCCGGCAGGCTGAAGCCCCTCCTGCACTGGGGGCAGCCGAACAGCCTCCCGCCTGTGTGGGTGCGCAGGTGGGTCCTCAGGGGTGCCTGGCGGGCTGAAGCGCGGTACCTTCTCCCCACCAGCTGCGTGGGGCTGCTGCTCTTCGG belongs to Lepisosteus oculatus isolate fLepOcu1 chromosome 14, fLepOcu1.hap2, whole genome shotgun sequence and includes:
- the LOC138243262 gene encoding uncharacterized protein, whose protein sequence is MAGCLPLLQSELQSFMEVLLKAIVWEVAEVFRDGAAAAEGEFQRKLRGVPQLLARRAVFRITQCVEETLGREMAQMKRENEILKVRLHLWEKEQGAGGDRGQTDRDGHTPPCQAPAEIKEEMDTEPELSGSEVSALPDAGDRAPLEQQPSKEEEEEGGSRLMQETELAAAHGKETLSEQQHTESRQRVGDLDSVSVMKTEPESETPGLLVSDDFTEKINHLDTKNIAAHCIELGRVSVQEPKEELGSEVSALPDAGDRAPLEQQPSEEEEEEGGSRLMQETELAAAHGKETLGEQQHTESRQRVGDLDSVPVMKTEPETETPGFLLSDLTETRRHPDACFAEARPGGEPAGFGLTQRDQGPRLTAAHPEVGPGVPQRSRAAAAAEKRFGCAQCGRGFSRPAHLAIHRRVHTGERAYSCAQCGRSFGRPDTLKTHLRVHTGERPFACPQCGKSFTHSNTLKTHLHIHTGAKPFACPQCGKSFRDASTLRAHRRTHLGDRPFGCPECGRRFNKAGGLRRHQHVHAGGLV